Sequence from the Pecten maximus chromosome 8, xPecMax1.1, whole genome shotgun sequence genome:
GAAACATTTGTCGGGAGACAATGGAGTTTATAGTGTTGTTCTGTTGTACTATTACGTGCAACATTCATATTTAGAAGTTACTGTTGTTCTTGTTATGATAAACGTTGTATTCATTGGAATACCAGTCATAAAGAGCTACACGATATCTGAAGGATGATcatattaataaaacaatggCGTATCTAATATTGGTTTACATTGTACAGAAACAAATGTATCTAATTACGATTGTAGTACATTACTAGATACAGTATACGGAGAGTGGGGGATACTATAAAAAGATAAATCATTCCCAATTCAGATTTttgatgtatattataacattttatattgttggtgtatattataacattttatattggtgatgtagattataacattttatattggtgatgtagattataacattttatattggtgatgtagattataacattttatattggtgatgtagattataacattttatattggtgatgtagattataacattttatattggtgatgtagattataacattttatattggtgatgtatattataacattttataatgttgatgtatattataacattttatattggtgatgtagattataacattttatattgttgatgtagattataacattttataatgttgatgtatattataacattttatattggtgatgtatattataatattttatattggtgatgtagattataacattttatattgttgatgtatattataacattttataatgttgatgtagattataacattttatattggtgatgtagattataacattttatattggtgatgtagattataacattttatattgttgatgtatattataacattttatattggtgatgtagattataacattttatattggtgatgtatattataacattttatattggtgatgtatattataacattttatattggtgatgtatattataacattttatattggtgatgtatattataacattttataatgttgatgtagattataacattttatattggtgatgtagattataacattttatattggtgatgtagattataacattttatattggtgatgtagattataacattttatattggtgatgtatattataacattttatattggtgatgtatattataacattttatattggtgatgtagattataacattttataatgttgatgtatattataacattttataatgttgatgtatagtataactttataatatttaaaGGTAAAGTCTACAAGTAGTATCTAATATTAAGATCATTACGCGACATTTCACTACAGGAGACTAACACAATGTATCTAGTGTACATCACTAattaatatgtttgatttcagaTGAATGCCTTGTGTACTTGTATTGCCACGATCCTACTGGCTGTCCTCGTTAACGCAGGTACGTCACTTCACTCGTCCTCACGACACTCAGAGGATCAAGTATTCCGCTCAATGATTATAGTTCAGAAAGAAATATGATACTTTCAGGCCATTCTTTATCTAAATACTGAAATAATGAGGGTACAACTacaacaggaaattcaaatctttatcttcggatcaccaagCCATAGTGcatatataacaaagtaacagATTTGTCGATGGAAGACACATATAAATGCATTGGAATATGATTTTGTTTCCAAatgaattgatattattttaacaGGTTACCCTTACCTATGATGTACAATGACATGTTCCCTATAGTTTTCCTCTCCATTCATAGTTAATTAAACGTTTGTTATCTAATGATTATGCTGTAAAGTTTACTGATGAAATCCTAACGTTGCAGGAGTATTCGGCGAGAACCTAAGTAATAAGGCACTTTTTAACTCCCGCTTGGGACGATATTGACAGTACAATCCCTGACAAAGCACGTGTTCTCTCCAGGATTACACGGGCTTACTCCTGTTGGTCTTTTATCAGAGGGTCATTCTTTAGTTCATAGTTTACCATTGTTTCaccaattttgaatttgattctCTCATCTTTCTGTGTTACAGGTGGGATGGGAGGTGGCCACGGAGGGGGCCACGGAGGGGGCCATGGTGATGGAGGCTGGGGTTATCCCAGTATAATGAACGGTTACTCCGGTAGATGGGGTGATTACGGTAGGAGAGGCTACCAAGGAAACATGGGAGACTATTACTATCGTGGTGGTATGGGGGGACATGGCGGTTCGGGTGGCAATTATCCTATGTACGGTGGAATGGGTGGGATTGGAGGTGGATACGGTAGTAATTATCCTATATACGGTGGAATGGGTAGTGGATACGGTGGAATTGGAGGTGGATACGGTAGCAATTATCCTATGGGTGGTGGATACGGTGGGATGGGAGGTGGATACGGTAGTAATTATCCTATGTACGGTGGAATGGGTGGTGGATACGGTGGGATGGGAGGTGGATACGGTAGTAATTATCCTATGTACGGTGGAATTGGTGGTGGATACGGTGGGATGGGAGGTGGATAC
This genomic interval carries:
- the LOC117333662 gene encoding glycine-rich cell wall structural protein-like; protein product: MNALCTCIATILLAVLVNAGGMGGGHGGGHGGGHGDGGWGYPSIMNGYSGRWGDYGRRGYQGNMGDYYYRGGMGGHGGSGGNYPMYGGMGGIGGGYGSNYPIYGGMGSGYGGIGGGYGSNYPMGGGYGGMGGGYGSNYPMYGGMGGGYGGMGGGYGSNYPMYGGIGGGYGGMGGGYGWMNGGYGGMGIGQSGISGGNGGIGGWRGGIGGGHGGIGGWRSGIGGGHGGIGGISGIRSIGGIRRHSGMGGRKGGRTY